From Candidatus Methylopumilus planktonicus, a single genomic window includes:
- the rplT gene encoding 50S ribosomal protein L20, giving the protein MPRVKRGVTARAKHKKVLALAKGYRGRRKNVYRIAKQAVMKAGQYAYRDRRQKKRQFRTLWIARINAASRECGLTYSRFMNGLKKASVEVDRKVLADMAVFDKAAFAKFVEIAKSGSGAA; this is encoded by the coding sequence ATGCCTAGAGTAAAACGTGGTGTCACCGCTAGAGCGAAACATAAAAAAGTTTTAGCACTTGCTAAAGGTTATCGCGGCCGTCGTAAAAACGTATACCGCATAGCTAAACAAGCAGTGATGAAGGCAGGTCAGTACGCTTACCGTGACCGTCGTCAGAAAAAACGTCAATTTAGAACACTATGGATTGCGCGTATTAACGCAGCATCTCGTGAATGTGGTCTTACATATAGCCGTTTCATGAATGGCCTTAAGAAAGCTTCTGTTGAGGTGGATCGTAAGGTTTTAGCAGATATGGCGGTATTCGATAAAGCAGCTTTTGCTAAGTTTGTCGAAATTGCTAAATCTGGTTCAGGAGCAGCATAA
- a CDS encoding DUF2818 family protein: MMQSILILVTIIMANVPWMFSEFLFVKKFPSDKKPFSWALFEVVILYFVTGGILLLAEFKMIGHIQPQAWEFYAVTFFLFLVFSFPGFIFKTLWK, translated from the coding sequence ATGATGCAATCAATACTTATTCTCGTCACGATTATCATGGCTAATGTGCCTTGGATGTTTAGTGAATTTCTTTTTGTTAAGAAATTTCCATCCGATAAAAAACCTTTTTCTTGGGCTTTGTTTGAAGTGGTGATTCTGTATTTTGTCACCGGCGGTATTTTACTTTTGGCAGAGTTTAAAATGATAGGACATATTCAACCGCAAGCCTGGGAATTTTATGCAGTGACTTTCTTTTTATTTTTAGTTTTCTCTTTTCCTGGATTCATTTTTAAAACGCTTTGGAAATAA
- the nuoN gene encoding NADH-quinone oxidoreductase subunit NuoN has product MNPLIQSDLFLILPEILVLSMAMVVLMTDLFIKPSQRWIIFALSQLTLLGSAYFTSQNFSHETQFAFSNMFVRDSFADFLKMMSYVGTSLIFFYSRSYIKDRDLYRGEYFALVLFALLGMMIMISSHNMLLVYMGLELLSLCLYSLTALDRDNQKATESAIKYFVLGALASGLLLYGMSMIYGATSSLDLNVISTTLLNHPTDHAILILGLVFVVAGLAFKLGAVPFQMWVPDVYEGAPSSIAMLISSVPKLAAFAITVRILGDGLQSMMVDWKQMMLIMAVLSIGIGNITAIAQTNIKRMYAYSTISHIGFILFGLMSGTLNGYASSLFYVVSYMFMTLVSFAILMMMSRKNFECETLEDFKGLNKRNPWYAFLMLITMLSMAGIPPTVGFYAKFMVLQAAFDAGFANFVVYAVMMALVGMFYYMRIVKLMYFDEPKLKSKLDVSMDMQWILSANALALLLVGLVPHRFMEATTQAVALSLH; this is encoded by the coding sequence ATGAATCCCCTTATTCAATCTGATCTTTTTTTAATCTTGCCAGAAATTCTTGTGCTTTCAATGGCAATGGTTGTTCTTATGACAGATTTATTTATTAAGCCATCTCAGCGTTGGATTATTTTTGCCTTATCTCAATTGACTTTATTAGGTAGCGCTTACTTTACTAGCCAAAATTTTAGTCATGAAACGCAATTTGCTTTTTCAAATATGTTTGTGCGTGACAGTTTTGCTGATTTTTTAAAAATGATGAGTTATGTTGGTACGTCACTCATTTTTTTCTATAGCCGGTCCTATATAAAAGACCGCGATTTATATCGTGGCGAATACTTTGCGCTTGTTCTATTTGCATTGCTTGGCATGATGATCATGATCTCAAGTCATAACATGCTTCTGGTTTACATGGGATTAGAGCTTCTATCTTTATGTTTATACTCTCTGACAGCGCTTGATCGAGACAACCAAAAAGCCACCGAGTCAGCCATTAAATATTTTGTATTGGGCGCTCTTGCATCAGGCCTTCTTCTTTATGGGATGTCTATGATTTATGGTGCGACCTCAAGTTTAGATTTAAACGTGATTTCAACGACTTTATTAAATCACCCGACAGACCATGCAATTCTTATACTAGGTCTTGTTTTTGTGGTCGCCGGCCTTGCTTTCAAATTAGGTGCAGTACCTTTTCAAATGTGGGTCCCTGATGTATATGAAGGCGCACCTTCATCCATCGCCATGCTGATTAGTTCTGTTCCTAAATTAGCAGCTTTTGCAATTACAGTTCGCATACTAGGTGATGGATTGCAGTCGATGATGGTCGATTGGAAACAAATGATGCTGATTATGGCGGTGTTATCTATTGGTATTGGAAATATCACAGCTATCGCACAAACAAATATTAAGCGTATGTATGCATACTCAACGATTTCTCATATTGGCTTTATTCTTTTTGGTTTGATGAGCGGCACACTTAATGGCTATGCATCAAGTTTATTTTATGTTGTGAGTTATATGTTTATGACGCTAGTATCTTTTGCAATACTCATGATGATGTCTCGTAAAAATTTCGAGTGTGAAACACTTGAGGACTTTAAGGGTTTGAATAAAAGAAATCCTTGGTATGCATTCCTTATGCTCATTACCATGTTGAGTATGGCAGGTATTCCTCCTACCGTTGGATTCTATGCAAAATTTATGGTGCTTCAAGCAGCGTTTGATGCAGGCTTTGCCAATTTTGTTGTCTATGCAGTTATGATGGCTTTGGTAGGGATGTTTTATTACATGAGGATTGTAAAGCTGATGTATTTTGATGAGCCAAAATTAAAAAGCAAATTAGATGTTTCGATGGATATGCAATGGATTTTATCGGCTAATGCATTAGCACTTCTACTTGTGGGTTTAGTGCCACATAGATTTATGGAGGCTACAACGCAAGCGGTAGCCTTGAGTCTTCATTAA
- a CDS encoding NAD-dependent epimerase/dehydratase family protein codes for MEIKSLKVLIVGCGQLGFSIVKNADSDVFKLYGFSRSLRKSPASIEMHQVDILKTEAIDVIKLINPEIIIYAVSADTQSIESYQDHYVVGLKKTYEAILKLDHFKHLFFVSSTRVYGQKTTKILSELDIAEPSDYGGEALMEAETVARQLKDKATILRLSGIYGPNRKRMIQLAQSNPGNWPATNNWSNRIHEEDAARFIVFLMKRIMMNESIEPLYLVTDGVPTKQYDVLTWIRNRLQLTTDTIELPILESGKQLQSVLLNQTGFVLKYPDFTYGYEAIID; via the coding sequence TTGGAAATAAAATCTCTTAAAGTTTTAATTGTAGGCTGTGGCCAACTCGGTTTCTCAATCGTCAAAAATGCTGACTCCGATGTATTTAAATTATATGGCTTTAGTCGAAGCTTAAGAAAATCCCCCGCTTCTATCGAAATGCATCAAGTTGATATTTTAAAAACCGAAGCTATTGATGTCATTAAATTAATAAACCCTGAAATTATTATCTACGCTGTTTCTGCAGATACTCAGTCTATTGAAAGTTATCAGGATCATTATGTAGTCGGCTTAAAAAAAACGTACGAAGCGATTTTGAAACTGGATCACTTCAAGCATCTTTTCTTTGTTTCAAGCACAAGAGTTTATGGACAAAAAACGACTAAGATTTTAAGTGAGCTTGATATTGCAGAACCTTCTGATTATGGAGGTGAAGCTTTAATGGAAGCTGAAACGGTTGCACGTCAGCTAAAAGATAAAGCCACCATATTACGTTTGTCGGGTATTTATGGCCCTAATCGAAAACGTATGATTCAATTAGCTCAAAGTAATCCGGGTAATTGGCCTGCAACCAATAATTGGTCTAATCGAATTCATGAAGAAGATGCTGCTCGTTTTATTGTATTTCTTATGAAGAGAATTATGATGAATGAATCTATTGAGCCACTTTATCTTGTCACAGATGGCGTGCCTACTAAACAATATGATGTATTAACGTGGATCAGAAATCGTCTTCAATTAACAACCGATACGATTGAGCTTCCGATTTTGGAAAGTGGAAAGCAATTGCAATCTGTTTTGTTGAATCAAACTGGATTTGTATTAAAGTACCCTGATTTTACGTATGGTTACGAAGCGATCATTGATTAG
- the rpmI gene encoding 50S ribosomal protein L35, giving the protein MPKMKTKSGAKKRFKFLGSGMVKRTRSHLRHILTKKTTKQKRNLRGTVLISATDIKRVRAMMPTQ; this is encoded by the coding sequence ATGCCAAAAATGAAAACAAAAAGTGGCGCGAAAAAGCGCTTCAAGTTTTTAGGAAGTGGTATGGTAAAGAGAACACGTTCTCATTTACGTCATATCTTGACCAAAAAAACAACGAAACAAAAACGTAATCTTAGAGGTACTGTCCTCATTTCAGCAACCGATATCAAACGCGTTCGCGCGATGATGCCAACTCAATAA
- the thrS gene encoding threonine--tRNA ligase: MPEIRLPDGSKRQFESDVTVAEVAQNIGAGLARAALAGRVNDQLVDLSFVISEDSDLAIITDKNPEGLEVIRHSTAHLMAYAVKELFPDAQVTIGPVIEHGFYYDFSYTRPFTPEDLEKIEKKMTEIVNRDLPITRKVLLRNDAVKYFKSIKENYKAEIIESIPADQEVSLYTEGEFTDLCRGPHVPSTGKLKVFKLMKVAGAYWRGDSKNEMLQRIYGTAWTNKEDLQNYLFMLEEAEKRDHRKLGKQLDLFHMQDEAPGMVFWHPKGWSIWQEVEHFMRKMFLDYGYQEVRTPTVMDKTLWEKSGHWQNYRDNMFTTSSENRDYAVKPMNCPGHIQIFNNTLHSYRDLPLRLAEFGSCHRNEPSGSLHGLMRVRGFTQDDAHIFCTEEQIKDEVAKFIVMLFKAYQDFGFKDVLVKLSTRPEKRVGSDETWDKAESALKAALVENKLEFDLQPGEGAFYGPKIEFTLKDSLSRLWQCGTIQLDFNLPERLGAEYVTEDNSRKHPVMLHRAIVGSMERFIGILIEHYSGAMPLWLAPTQAVILNIADAHASYASKVMDELKKNHIRCDSDLRNEKITYKIREHSLQKIPYLLIVGEKEMEAGQVAVRTRKGEDLGSMSIKSLIDRLNQEVQTKV, encoded by the coding sequence ATGCCTGAAATAAGATTACCAGACGGGTCTAAGCGACAATTTGAAAGTGACGTGACCGTTGCAGAAGTTGCACAAAATATTGGTGCTGGACTTGCCCGTGCAGCGCTTGCAGGCCGTGTGAATGATCAACTTGTCGATCTTTCATTCGTCATTAGTGAGGATAGCGATCTTGCGATCATCACTGATAAAAATCCTGAAGGGCTTGAAGTTATCCGCCATTCAACTGCTCATCTTATGGCATATGCCGTTAAAGAGTTATTCCCGGATGCACAAGTGACGATTGGTCCTGTCATTGAACATGGTTTTTATTATGACTTTTCATATACACGACCTTTCACGCCAGAAGATCTAGAAAAAATTGAAAAGAAGATGACAGAAATTGTTAATCGCGATTTACCCATCACAAGAAAAGTATTGCTGCGAAATGATGCAGTTAAATATTTCAAATCAATTAAAGAAAATTATAAAGCTGAAATTATTGAATCTATTCCAGCAGATCAGGAAGTTTCCTTATACACCGAAGGTGAATTTACGGATCTTTGTCGAGGTCCACATGTGCCATCGACTGGAAAATTAAAAGTATTTAAATTAATGAAAGTAGCTGGCGCATATTGGCGCGGGGACTCTAAAAATGAAATGCTACAAAGAATTTATGGCACTGCGTGGACTAATAAAGAAGACTTACAAAACTATCTCTTCATGTTGGAAGAAGCAGAAAAAAGAGATCATCGTAAATTAGGTAAACAACTCGATTTATTTCATATGCAAGATGAGGCACCTGGTATGGTGTTTTGGCATCCCAAGGGATGGTCGATTTGGCAGGAAGTTGAACATTTCATGCGCAAGATGTTCTTGGATTATGGATATCAAGAAGTGAGAACGCCAACAGTTATGGATAAGACTTTGTGGGAAAAATCCGGACACTGGCAAAACTACCGCGACAATATGTTTACAACCTCTTCAGAAAATAGAGATTATGCGGTGAAGCCTATGAATTGCCCTGGCCACATTCAAATTTTTAATAACACTCTCCATAGTTATCGTGACCTTCCCTTAAGGCTCGCAGAATTTGGTTCATGCCATCGAAATGAACCATCAGGATCACTCCATGGCTTAATGCGTGTTCGTGGATTTACGCAAGATGATGCCCATATCTTTTGCACGGAAGAGCAGATTAAAGATGAAGTCGCTAAATTTATTGTGATGCTTTTTAAAGCCTACCAAGACTTCGGATTTAAGGATGTTTTAGTGAAATTATCGACTCGCCCTGAGAAACGGGTAGGCTCGGACGAAACTTGGGATAAGGCTGAATCTGCCCTTAAAGCTGCTTTAGTTGAAAATAAGCTGGAATTTGACCTTCAGCCTGGGGAAGGAGCTTTTTATGGGCCTAAGATCGAATTTACCCTAAAAGACAGCTTAAGCCGTCTGTGGCAGTGCGGTACGATCCAGCTCGACTTTAACTTACCTGAGCGCCTAGGCGCTGAATATGTCACAGAAGACAATAGCCGCAAACATCCTGTGATGTTACATCGGGCTATTGTAGGTTCTATGGAGCGTTTTATTGGGATTCTGATTGAACATTACTCGGGTGCTATGCCTCTTTGGCTTGCCCCGACACAAGCGGTTATCCTTAATATTGCTGACGCACACGCAAGCTACGCCTCAAAAGTCATGGATGAACTCAAGAAAAACCACATCCGATGCGATTCTGACTTGAGAAATGAGAAAATAACCTATAAAATACGCGAACATAGCTTACAAAAGATTCCTTATCTCTTAATTGTAGGGGAAAAGGAAATGGAAGCTGGGCAAGTTGCCGTGCGAACCCGAAAAGGCGAAGACTTAGGATCTATGTCGATTAAGTCATTGATTGATCGACTAAATCAGGAAGTTCAAACTAAAGTCTAG
- a CDS encoding NADH-quinone oxidoreductase subunit M, which produces MNLTHILSFSIWTPIFLGGLILLFSGKMSDTQAKWFSLISSLISFLITIPLYTAFDFSFGQFQFQEFFHWIPAFHINYHLGVDGFAVPLILLTSFTTVIVVMASWRSIKDRVAQYMAAFLIMSGLMIGVFSALDAMLYYIFWEAMLIPMFLVIGIWGGPNRIYATIKFFLYTVLGSLLMLVAFIYLYLQTHSFEVVNFYNAGLGLYPQIFIFLAFFMAFAVKIPMWPLHTWLPDAHVEAPTGGSVVLAAVMLKLGAYSFMRFAMPIAPDAAIYLKDFMVTLSLIAILYIALIALVQKDMKKLIAYSSISHMGFVTLGLFMFNSIGIEGAYVQMISHGFISAAMFLSVGVLYDRLHTREIGDYGGVMHAMPTFAAFAVFFAMANCGLPGTSGFVGEFMVIMSAMQNNFWIALIAASSLIFGAAYSLWMVKRVFYGPPRNQKISALKDISWREFSILSILAVLIITVGVYPKIITDMTNATTVQFLEHMHLIKPVTSLPMDV; this is translated from the coding sequence ATGAATTTAACCCACATATTAAGTTTCTCAATTTGGACACCTATCTTTTTGGGCGGCCTTATACTTTTATTCAGTGGAAAAATGAGCGATACACAAGCCAAATGGTTTTCACTTATCAGCAGCCTGATTTCTTTTTTAATTACCATTCCACTTTACACAGCATTCGATTTTTCCTTTGGACAGTTTCAGTTCCAAGAATTCTTCCATTGGATTCCTGCCTTTCATATTAATTACCATTTAGGCGTAGATGGTTTTGCAGTCCCTTTAATTCTTTTAACAAGCTTCACAACAGTTATTGTCGTCATGGCTTCATGGCGATCGATTAAAGATAGAGTTGCGCAATATATGGCAGCTTTCTTGATTATGTCAGGTCTTATGATTGGCGTATTTAGTGCGCTTGATGCCATGCTCTATTATATTTTTTGGGAAGCAATGCTGATCCCTATGTTCTTAGTGATTGGTATTTGGGGTGGGCCTAATAGAATTTATGCCACGATTAAATTCTTTTTATATACTGTTTTAGGTTCTTTATTAATGTTGGTCGCGTTCATTTATCTTTACTTGCAAACGCATTCGTTCGAAGTCGTCAATTTTTATAATGCCGGCCTAGGTCTCTATCCTCAGATCTTCATCTTCTTAGCTTTCTTCATGGCTTTTGCAGTCAAGATTCCAATGTGGCCCCTCCATACATGGCTACCTGATGCTCACGTTGAAGCACCGACTGGCGGATCGGTCGTTTTGGCAGCAGTGATGTTGAAATTGGGTGCCTATAGTTTTATGCGATTTGCAATGCCGATTGCACCAGATGCCGCGATTTATTTAAAAGATTTTATGGTGACGTTGTCACTGATTGCTATTTTATATATTGCATTGATCGCCCTTGTGCAAAAAGACATGAAAAAACTGATCGCTTATTCATCCATATCACACATGGGTTTTGTCACTCTAGGTCTATTTATGTTTAATTCAATCGGTATTGAGGGTGCATATGTTCAAATGATTTCTCACGGCTTTATTTCTGCAGCAATGTTTTTATCTGTTGGCGTTTTATATGACAGATTGCATACAAGAGAGATTGGAGATTATGGGGGTGTCATGCATGCGATGCCTACCTTCGCAGCTTTTGCAGTATTTTTTGCTATGGCTAATTGCGGGCTTCCTGGTACTTCAGGTTTTGTAGGAGAATTTATGGTGATCATGAGCGCGATGCAAAATAATTTTTGGATTGCTTTGATAGCTGCAAGCTCACTCATCTTTGGTGCAGCTTATTCTTTATGGATGGTGAAGCGTGTATTTTATGGCCCACCACGCAATCAAAAAATTAGCGCATTAAAAGATATCTCTTGGCGTGAATTTTCTATTCTTTCTATTTTGGCAGTCCTTATTATTACAGTGGGCGTTTACCCAAAGATTATTACTGATATGACAAATGCCACGACAGTTCAATTTCTAGAGCATATGCACTTAATAAAACCTGTCACCTCATTGCCCATGGATGTATAA
- the infC gene encoding translation initiation factor IF-3: MAQEKEVRINGDITAQEIRLIGVNGEALGIVTLAEAFAKAEEIDIDLVEIAPQAQPPVCRLLDYGKFKYAESKKQHETRLKQKQVKIKEVKFRPGTDDGDYNIKIRNLIGFLSDGDKAKITLRFRGREITHQEYGLAILKRVEHDLMEYAVVEQFPKMEGRQMVMVLAPQKKVKPKTTEAKVSE; this comes from the coding sequence ATCGCTCAAGAGAAAGAAGTCAGAATTAATGGAGACATTACAGCTCAAGAAATTCGATTAATTGGCGTAAACGGCGAAGCGCTTGGCATAGTGACACTAGCTGAGGCATTTGCAAAAGCAGAAGAGATAGATATCGATCTAGTGGAAATTGCTCCACAAGCCCAACCCCCGGTATGTCGATTGCTCGACTACGGTAAGTTTAAATATGCAGAAAGCAAGAAGCAACACGAAACCCGCTTAAAACAAAAGCAGGTCAAGATTAAAGAAGTGAAGTTTAGACCGGGAACAGATGATGGTGATTACAACATCAAAATACGAAACCTCATCGGGTTCCTTTCAGATGGCGATAAGGCAAAGATCACCTTGCGCTTTAGAGGTCGAGAAATAACGCATCAAGAATACGGTTTAGCAATTCTAAAACGTGTTGAACATGATTTAATGGAATACGCAGTCGTCGAACAATTTCCGAAAATGGAAGGTCGACAAATGGTAATGGTTTTGGCTCCGCAAAAAAAAGTCAAACCCAAAACCACTGAAGCAAAAGTTTCTGAGTGA
- the pheS gene encoding phenylalanine--tRNA ligase subunit alpha, translating into MNNLEHTLKEAREDFDQCQSVADLDQAKAKYLGKSGVLTEALKSLGKLSAEERPKVGAEINVVKQGVEEVLEKRREAILNASQAEQLAEESLDVTLPSRKEDRGSLHPVTQTLHRIESLFHSIGFSVAHGPQIESDFYNFTALNIPESHPARAMHDTFYIDESYVLRTHTSPVQIRHLEKNKPPLKIISPGRVYRVDSDATHSPMFHQVEGLWVDQQVSFADLKGVIEDFLQNFFENKDLKVRFRPSYFPFTEPSAEMDMSWKGGWLEIGGCGMVHPEVFKHVGIDSNQYQGFAFGLGVERLTMLRFGVQDLRHFFNNDLRFLQQFI; encoded by the coding sequence ATGAATAATTTAGAACATACCTTAAAAGAAGCCCGTGAAGATTTTGATCAGTGCCAATCTGTGGCGGATCTTGATCAAGCAAAAGCCAAATACTTAGGTAAAAGTGGCGTCTTAACTGAAGCACTAAAATCATTAGGTAAATTATCTGCGGAAGAAAGACCTAAAGTTGGTGCTGAGATCAATGTCGTTAAACAAGGCGTTGAAGAAGTGCTTGAAAAAAGACGAGAAGCTATTTTGAATGCCTCACAAGCAGAACAGCTTGCAGAGGAATCATTGGATGTGACTTTACCTTCAAGAAAAGAAGATCGAGGTAGCTTACATCCAGTCACACAAACACTTCATCGTATTGAATCTCTTTTTCATTCCATTGGTTTCTCAGTGGCACATGGACCACAAATTGAATCTGACTTTTATAATTTCACAGCGCTTAATATTCCAGAGTCACATCCAGCACGTGCGATGCATGACACATTTTATATTGATGAATCTTATGTATTAAGAACACATACATCCCCTGTGCAAATTCGTCATTTAGAAAAAAATAAACCACCATTAAAAATTATTTCGCCGGGTCGCGTTTATCGCGTTGATTCAGATGCGACACATTCACCGATGTTTCATCAAGTTGAAGGTTTGTGGGTTGACCAGCAAGTAAGCTTCGCAGACCTTAAAGGTGTCATTGAAGATTTTCTCCAAAACTTTTTTGAGAATAAAGATTTAAAAGTGCGCTTCAGACCCTCATATTTTCCATTCACAGAACCTTCTGCTGAAATGGATATGAGTTGGAAGGGCGGTTGGCTTGAGATTGGCGGGTGCGGTATGGTGCATCCAGAAGTATTTAAACATGTAGGCATCGATTCAAATCAGTATCAAGGATTTGCTTTTGGTTTAGGCGTAGAGCGGTTAACAATGTTACGTTTTGGCGTTCAAGATCTACGTCACTTTTTTAATAACGACTTACGTTTTCTTCAGCAATTTATTTAA
- the nuoL gene encoding NADH-quinone oxidoreductase subunit L — translation MNSIYAYLAVPLLPLIASFCVGILGRKLPEVFASSMTITSVFFAFVLSCITLNQTLSGLVLNQTIYQWLLTGHYQFEVGFLIDNLTAMMMVVVTFVSLMVHIYTMGYMKGDPGYRRFFSYISLFTFSMLMLVMSNNFMQLFFGWEAVGLVSYLLIGFWFERPTAIYANLKAFLVNRVGDFGFILGIALILYWTGSLDYATVFKSTGIMAAHTMEFFGQPVNVVTVICILLFIGAMGKSAQVPLHVWLPDSMEGPTPISALIHAATMVTAGIFMVARTSPLFELSDSALSFVMIIGAITALFMGLLGIIQNDIKRVIAYSTLSQLGYMTVALGASAYSVAMFHLMTHAFFKALLFLGAGSVIIGMHHDQNIQNMGNLKKYMPITWITFLIGSLALIGTPLFSGFYSKDSLIEAVKLSDISGSHFAYFSVLVGVFVTAFYSFRLYFLVFHGKEKWRLQKLTHHDDHHHGLTPKDNPHESPLSVTLPLVLLAIPSVVIGFMTIEPILFGSFFSKSIFLDIEAHPTMELLSHHFHEIYHGPFGMALHSIISLPFLFTLSGVALAYYCYEVNLNLPKTIFNRTQTIYRVLENKYGFDSFNEKFFAFGSRFLGNKFWQIGDVKIIDGWLVNGTAKSISKLAEKIRVIQSGYIYHYAFAMVIGVFLFLTFFIKI, via the coding sequence TTGAATTCTATCTATGCATATCTAGCCGTTCCTTTACTGCCCCTCATAGCATCTTTTTGCGTGGGTATTTTGGGTCGAAAATTGCCAGAGGTTTTTGCTTCGAGCATGACGATCACGTCTGTCTTCTTTGCATTTGTGCTCTCATGCATCACTTTAAACCAGACTTTAAGCGGTTTAGTTTTAAATCAAACTATCTATCAATGGCTTCTCACAGGCCACTATCAATTTGAAGTCGGGTTCTTAATTGATAATTTGACAGCCATGATGATGGTGGTCGTGACTTTTGTATCACTGATGGTTCATATTTATACGATGGGCTATATGAAAGGAGATCCAGGCTACCGAAGATTTTTTAGTTACATCTCCTTGTTTACCTTTTCAATGTTGATGTTAGTCATGAGCAATAACTTTATGCAGCTCTTTTTTGGATGGGAGGCTGTAGGTCTGGTTTCTTATCTTCTTATTGGATTCTGGTTTGAGAGGCCCACCGCAATCTATGCAAACTTAAAAGCCTTTTTAGTAAATCGTGTCGGTGATTTTGGTTTTATTTTAGGCATTGCTTTGATCCTCTATTGGACAGGCTCTCTCGATTACGCAACTGTATTTAAAAGTACAGGCATTATGGCGGCGCATACAATGGAGTTTTTTGGCCAGCCTGTTAATGTAGTCACCGTCATATGTATTTTGTTATTTATTGGCGCTATGGGCAAGTCCGCACAAGTGCCACTTCATGTGTGGCTTCCAGATTCGATGGAAGGTCCGACACCTATATCAGCGCTGATTCATGCTGCAACGATGGTGACCGCTGGCATTTTTATGGTCGCACGGACGTCGCCTTTATTTGAGCTTTCTGATTCAGCACTTTCATTCGTTATGATTATTGGTGCTATCACGGCTTTGTTTATGGGCTTATTGGGCATCATTCAAAATGATATTAAGCGTGTCATTGCTTATTCAACACTTTCGCAATTAGGTTATATGACAGTGGCATTAGGAGCTTCAGCTTATTCGGTGGCTATGTTTCATTTAATGACACACGCATTCTTTAAAGCCTTACTTTTTCTAGGGGCTGGTTCAGTCATTATAGGGATGCATCACGATCAAAATATTCAAAACATGGGTAACTTAAAAAAATATATGCCTATTACTTGGATAACTTTTTTAATTGGCTCTTTAGCATTAATAGGCACACCGCTATTTTCAGGATTCTATTCAAAAGATAGTTTGATCGAAGCTGTCAAATTGTCCGACATTTCAGGAAGTCACTTTGCTTACTTTTCCGTATTGGTTGGCGTATTCGTAACAGCTTTTTATTCATTTAGACTTTATTTCCTTGTGTTCCATGGCAAAGAGAAATGGCGTCTTCAAAAACTTACACATCATGACGATCACCATCATGGCTTAACGCCAAAAGACAATCCACACGAAAGTCCTCTAAGCGTCACTTTACCTTTAGTACTCCTTGCTATTCCTTCCGTTGTGATTGGCTTTATGACAATCGAACCAATTTTATTTGGTAGTTTTTTTTCAAAAAGCATTTTCCTGGATATTGAAGCGCATCCAACGATGGAATTACTAAGCCATCACTTTCACGAAATTTATCATGGGCCTTTTGGCATGGCATTGCATAGCATCATAAGTCTGCCTTTCTTATTTACACTGAGTGGCGTTGCCTTAGCTTATTACTGTTATGAAGTGAATTTAAATTTACCCAAAACTATTTTTAACCGCACACAGACGATTTACCGCGTATTAGAAAACAAATATGGTTTTGATTCATTTAATGAAAAGTTTTTTGCATTCGGCAGTCGCTTCTTAGGCAACAAATTCTGGCAAATAGGGGATGTCAAAATTATTGATGGATGGCTTGTTAATGGAACAGCTAAATCAATTAGCAAGCTTGCAGAAAAAATACGTGTGATTCAATCAGGCTATATTTATCACTATGCTTTTGCAATGGTCATAGGTGTATTTTTATTCTTAACTTTTTTTATAAAAATATAA